The genomic interval aTGCATTGTTGGTATGTTTTCCCCTTAAATATTGATTCCTAAGCCACTCTGCAGCCATCTGGTCTGTGGAGTATACTctgcataaaacacacacacacacacacacacacacacacacacacacacacacacacacacacacacacacacacacacacacacacacacagagccacatgTCCAGAGCATGATGATGTGCAGGGACACAATCCCTTTCTCTTGCCTCACATGTGTCCTTGCTCTGAAAAAAGAAGAACCTTCTTTCCAAAAACATgaccaacacaacacaatacaaTGAAAGGAGCCACAATTCGCTTGGTCCCGGACGCCAAACGTAATCGTCCGCGTTCCTCCGAACCGCGCGACAATGGCCTTGTTCCACTCATTTTGCCCTTTCTCTATACGTCTGCCTGCGGCAGCGGATGCCgtggcggcgccgcctccttcctcctgtacAGGCACTTTTTTTTCATAAGCATAATTGTATTAGAATGCACCTCCAATCCTCTGTAACAGAAAGATGTAAGCCGCTTCGCTCGCTTGCGAAGGGATCAATGGCCTCTCGTTTTAAAGCCGCTCGCAGAGCTCGGCGTGCGCGTTCGGTGCGTGCGCGGACGGCTGTGTGTCTATACGGCTGTCACGTTTACACACGTGCCTTCACCTcaagcgcacacacgcagaatCGCACAGTATAAGCAGAACCGCCTCTGTGTAGTGTGATTAGGTATAGCTGTCGCTGAATTGTGCTGAGCACAGCCAGGACATTGCTGAGGATTGGGTTGCCCAGTCTCCatagagaaaaggagagagagagagagagagagagagggagagagaacacacacacgcacacacacacacacactgagcctgtctgtctccacCTTGTCTTTAGCCAGTCGCCAGGAAGCAGCTGGCCTGAATATCTGAGTGCCTTTAATGAATTGAAATCTTTTGGGTGTGAGGATTCAGTGATTAAATGCAATAAGACTAATATTCCTGTGTGGGCAGGGAGTCGAAAGAGGATTGTCctgggagagaggaagagggaggaagggagtgggtgagagaggaagagaaggagcaggGGAGTGTAGTCTCCGTGTCTTCCCCCATCAAAGTACCCCACCCCACCTCTTGGGGAATAACCCTATTTAGAGCAGAGGAGAATTACAGTTGGAGGTTTCAAGAGCAGAGGACGGGAGGGGGGTGTTTGCTGTTAGAGATGTGGAACATTAGTGAATAAGACTTGAAGATTATGTTTCATTTAGACTGAACTTGGAGTTTGACCTTGTGGAGTTAATAGAAATGCACATGTTAAAGTTGCCGACCACAGAGACATCAAAGAATTTACATAAAATGGGACATCAGGCATTTTTTTCATGAACTGAATCTCagtctttttaaaaatagaGGCTAATCACTGTCATGTGTGAAGCCTGCACTGTAGGTGGTTGGACCTGAGGATCCCCTGATATCACCATGATCTCACATTTGAGCCGATTGTGCACCTGCGAAGTATCTCACTGGCTTTGCGGCTCCTCATCCTTCTAACACTGTCAAAACATTGCGTTAGACTCCTTACTTTGCACATTTACGGGTGGATCTTCGAGTTCATTGGATCAGATGCCAGAGCTCGTGCTGGTTTACATGGCTGAAACAATGGGACGCGATCTGTCACTGAGAGGCGTGTTTGAATTCGGTGGCAGATGCTGGAGTTTAGGTTTTCATGCTGGGCACAATGGGTTTTACTGAATGACAGCGGCGACATTTGTGTCTTTTAGTTGGAATATTACTTCCTTGCAGCTGCGCTGAGCTCATCACAGTGCTGGGAGGAATTTCCTGTAGTGTAGATATACAAATATTGCCACGCATACATAACTAATATGAGGCCGCACTGCACATCACTGTATGCAAAAGTGCTGCAAAAGGTAAAGTTAAACGTTTTTACATACGTTTACATGTTCGGTATTTACATGCCTTTGATGCTGTTTCATGTGTGCATTGTATTCGTCTGACTGGTTGGAAATGTACCAGGCTGATGGtgcatatattttaaatatcaaCGTATATATACACAAATTGTTATTACACTGTAGCTGCAAATCAGTTTTCCTCTAATTCTTTTTTCATATAATGATAAATATAATTGAATAATTAAAGCACAAGTCTTTAGTTGATGTGATGTTGATGTGATCTTCCACACATTATGGAATATGATGGGATCACTGTATATCTGtcttaataataaatgatgGTTAAATATATGAGACTCAGTGattgtgtgtaataaaaagTTACTGTGCCACAAGGACAAAAGGTTCCAAAGTGTAGATTCACACACTAAACAATTCTGTGTGTTgcattgtgcgtgtgtgtgtgcagacgcacacacacacgcacacgcatgcactcCAGGCCAGCATTAATCTCGCTAATAGTTCCATAAACTGCGCCGCACCGCGTATCGTTTGTGCCTCACCTTTTACACCCAGCTTTACTGGAGCTTTTCGCGACGACCAGCTCCCACTTTCTGGCCTGATTTACGGCCTCCCAAGAAAACAGCGCAGGCCGCGACTCTGAAGCGTTTACTCgccataactgtcaattaggaGTGGAAGCCAGGGTTCCTAATGGCCCGGTCCCGGCGCGCGGCGTGGGCAAACGCCAGCGTCTCCGGGTCCGAGTGTGTGCGGGCGGCGCACGCGGCCGCCGGCGTGGGCGCACGTCACAGTTTACTCCCCTTGATCATCCGGGGCGCGCGGCATTTCATCTGACACCTTTACGAGGGGACGGGACCCCGGCCTCCTTTTAAAGCCCCTCGCCCCACTTTGATGTGTGCCATTAGCCACACCTGTACTTGATTTGTTTGCCACTTTGTCGTCTGCGGCTCTTCCCCGAACACTGCAGCTACTTACGGTTAACCTACTGAATCACTAACATTTAACAAGcacttttattttctgtctATTTGCACATGCGCGACATTCCCGTCAGTGTCACCTTTGCTTTAAAGTACTTGTATCTGGACTAGTTCACGGGGTTTCTACAGGTTCAGTgcattgttttatttccattCCTGAAGAACAATGACAAACTTATACCAGCGTTCACTTCCTGCCGGAGAAACACACGGGTGTGCATCACAGATTAGTGCCCGAGGCATTTTAGAGGAGAAAGAGCTGATGGGAGGATAAAGGACACAAAGAGCCCGTGAATTATCAGCATATATGAGCTGCTTATTTAATCATTGATAACAGGGACGATCCACTCGCTCTCCAGTCTACACCCACGTAAAGCCGGCAGATAGCATCAGTTTAGCTTTCAATGACAACTAGTCCTTAACATGGATGAACACACCCCTGTTGGAAATCTATATGATGGGATTATTACTGTGTTTGATATGCAATAAATGGCCAGATGACTTTAAACTGATGCCTCACAGTGGAGTAAGGACTCATAGTGAGGCCTCAGACTCCACAGTGCAGGAAAGTGCCTGCGTTGCCCTTCACTATCAGCATCCAGGCTGAGCCGAGGCCATTGTGGGCTTCTTCTGGCAATGGTTTAACAAGTGTGCGGCAAAGAGCAGGTCCTTCAATAGCAGTAGTTGTACTTCTGTACATGTGCGGCTAATTGTAGCGCCGAGTCACAATCGTTTCATAACAGGCTTCACAGCTTGAGCTTTGTCATGTGTAATGGACGCCCTGCTCCCATTTTCACCTGCCGTAGCTCTCAATCAAACAAAGAGGTGGGGTGGAAGTTTCTTTTCATGTGTTCAAAGGCGGCCGTTTGCtgagcaatttttttttttttccgctcTCAGAAACAATGACTCTTTTTATTGAGAACAAATGTTGACATttggagggagcagcagcgggtGAGAAAAGTAGCTGGAGAAAGGGAGGCAGGGCCCCTGTGTGCTTTGGAGAGTGCCTCTGGTGCTATTTGACAACAGTGCTGAGCCCCCAGGGGAGCCCACCTGTGAATAAAGCatgcattttaataaatcagcTCCTAATTTAGGCATTTGggctgaagaagaaggagctggcCAGGGGCTAGAGCGTCCGCGAGCTTCATCATCTCTGTCAGCGAGGTAGAGTTTCAGGTAGTGGCGATCAAAAGGGACACACTGAATTTAAACCAAAGGAAAATAACTTCATAACGCAAAGAATAGTCTTTTATCACGTGTCTATCTGTAGGAGATGCTGCAAATGTGTGTCTTGAAGACGTCAAAGTCACCAAGCGGTGGGTTAACTGAGTTTAGTCTGCACTACATCAGCAGGCAAACATCACTTCCTTGGATGAAGGGGGGGGGAGACGGAAAACCAAGGTGAAAAGGAGTCTCCTGAGATCTGGACGACACTCAAGCTCAAATTCAACTGGAAAATGAAGGATAAGCTGTTAGTCTGGCTGGAAGTGATGGTGGAGGCCTCTTCTCCCAAGGATGGAGTATCAGATATTTGATCTTTTGAGTGTGTCATAGAGTATAAGGCCACAGCAgggagaaataataataataataataataataataataataataataataataataataataataataataataataataataatctagtTATTATTGTTTAATTAGCTGTGTTTGGGTGCCATATTAACCAAGCTTTGATGAAAAGCAGGGGAAAGTCTGTCCGATTAGGGCCTATCACACAGCCCATTGGCGCTGGCAGATGCTTAGATAGACTTTTATAGATTGCTCAATGCCGTGCCGTAATGAAGCAGGCAGGGCTGACCCATGCTGAACCAGGCTAAAAAGCTCCAGGGACCGGCCCGCTGGGAGCCCATAATGCCCGATGCGTCCCACGGCTGTATTAATCACACTGAAAAATAAATGCGTGGCAGGGCGAGGTTAGAGAGGAAAAGtggagaaaaatgaaataagtACGTCATTTATCCCAATCAAGGTCATGAATATGTAGCCGAAACAGATTCCCTGAGCAGAATGAGGCTCTAAAAGAAAATGATGGGCCATTTAGAAAGAATGGATTGCGCAATCTGTGAAAACTCATAATGTTTATGAAAAGCGAGATTCATCACGCCGTTCCCATCTGCGTTTGACTGGCAAAATAAGAGCGcgtaaaatggtaaaaaaaaaataaaagactcCCGCGTTGAACAGCTGAGTTGCGAATGGAAATAAAATGACTCCTCGAGATGCATGTAATATTTGGGAAATCAGTTTAatatcttctttttttttgaatATCTGATGTCATACCGCGCCAGTGTATCTATACCAGCgcgttttattttatttacattcaaaGATATAAATTAGTAAAAGTACTCCTGATAACAAGATTGTAGCTTTTCCCAAATGCGTCTGAAATAAAAACCGCCcataatatctatatatatatatatagatatatatatatatatttacaaaacaaacagacgaTGTCAGTTTCCCATTTTTTTGCAATACAACTTGCATAAATTATAGGCATCATTTCGccctcatttaaaaaaataaatatcaaatgTAGGCTATTCCACTTAGAAGTCCTCAAGTTCACTTCAGTTCCGTCCGCCTTGCGTCCCAAGACAACTCCTTTCACAAATATGGTTTCACAGAAAGgccaaattattattttcacacGTAAATATATAggttattaaaataatatacCATGGCAAATAAGCAAACTATAGGAACCTGAGAAATAACATGTAAATCACATATACTGGGAGATCGTTTTCAAACCAGCAAAACACCAACAATGAatcaaaataaagtgaaataatacaataataataatatcacaaCGTGTGCTGTAGAGCGTGTGTGAGCTGAGGAAGCGGTAGCAGCGTTTATTCCCACTAAATGGTGGCACTAGATCCGGTTTGGAGCAAAGGTTAGGGGTTAAAACGTGAGACTCAAAAGGTGGTGTCCTTTCTCGCTTCATAGTCAAAGCAATTGTGACACCTACCTGCAGAgcatggaaataaaacaaaccccACACGATCAAACGAGCGGCGTCCTCCACAAACCCTGGAAAGCGCAGTTTGTCAGGTTGCCTCTGTCCCCAGCAGCCCTGTTCCGCAAGTGCTTATTAAGAAGCCACTGCCTAATTACTGGTGAAAAGCTTTGGGTGCGCGCGGGGAGAGGAACCGCCGCGTCCACCTGCGTGTGACACCGGAAGATGTGAAGTTGCACGATGACTGCGCGGAGCAAACGAACTGGTTTGTTTGCGTTTTGGCTGACCTTGTGTAATTGCAATTATCCTAAGCTGAGAGATAAGGTTTGGGGGCCCGCTGTGCGCGTGCGCGTACAcgcactcgcgcacacacatacacacagagaggaaacatTAAAAATAGAATTCCTGCTCAAAGCTATGGCAACATTTCTTTGCTTACTGGATTGACAGGCTGCctctgtgcgtgcgcgtgtgcgtgcgtgtgcgtgttgagGCTGATTTGAGACCTGTCCTTCatgggcttgttttttttttttttactttagctGTCCGCTGTTGCATATTTGTTTGAGAGTGGACCTTTTAAAATTATATCTCTACAGTTAATGCGAACTTTatgaaaattaaagaaaaaaaactatatGATTGagacaaaaactaaaaacaagaaCAATTATACATTAATTATTTTTGGGAAATTAAGTGCATTAAATACGAATTAGAAGACAACCTACAcgctcttttgttttgtcttgaaaAATAATTGCTAGTGACATATTTAACACTATAGAttagtcattttaaaacaagTGAACACTGATAGTAGCGCTTGTTCCTCGTGCAAGAttgcttgaaaaaaaaagtttgttgaaccaaaacaaaagaaaagtgtCCTTAGCAACTAGTCACGAAAACTACACGTGAACGTGACGCAAAAGAAAAAACGTTGTGATTTGcattggaaaaaaatgaaatatttcaaCATCCAACTCGAAGTGATCCTCGTTTAAGAAAAATACAATCTTAAGATTCAACACTGAATTAAATAAGCTTTCaaaaattgttattattttggTACCGCCTCGTGTTATTACGTACCTTTCTTTGCCTCTAAATTTGCAGCTCTgaaatgttgctgctgctgctgctgctgctgctcgacaACAACAATCTGGTTTGGGTTATGTTTAACGAGGGGAGAGTCTGGCCTCTGTTTGGGGTTTGTGCTCGATTCCAGAGCCTGGTGAGAGGAGCTGAGACCCTCGtttgcagcggcggcggcggcggcggcggcggcggcggcagcagccagaCTCACTCCAGATGAATTAGTGTACCGCAGGATCCCTTGGCCCTGCAGGGGGCTGAAGTTGCCATAGTTTGTGTAATTGCTATAAAAGGGGGAAGTGTAATAAATAGGTCTTCCCAGGATGGATGGGGGCGGGTAGAGAGAGGGGGAACTAGCGGCCGGGGAGGTGGTGGAAGGTGCGGGGGGAGTGAGGAGGCCGCCGCTGGAGGAGGGGCAGCTTGGTTGCCCGGGCCGCCCCGGTTGCTGTTGCTGATGGTGCTGCTTTTGGTCCGAGGTAGCAATCTCCGCCAGCGACCACAGCTTGGGTTTGACGGTCGGGTTCTGCGGagccccggaaggagccccgcCGTCAAGGCACGGCGACGATTTGGCGGCGTTgatgccgccgctgctgccgctgctgctgttgacgAGGCTCCGGGCCAGATCCTCGCGCTGAccgtggaggtggtggaggtggtggaggtggtgatggtggtggtgatggctgaGAATTGGCGCTTCCACTCCCGTTAGAGGCGACGACGTGACCGACTTGGGCGACAGCGGCAGCCGCGAGTCGTGGCTCTGctcgtcgtcgtcgtcctcgtcgCATTTGTCGCCGGCTCGGTCGGAGCCCAGCTCCCCCACGCGACAGCTGACTTTCTCCACGTCAGACTCTGCCGAGCACGAGTGGTCCGTCAGGGTGTCCACGTGCAGGCTGATACCTGAGACACAAGAgcagttcaaatattgttttaaaaataaaaaataaataaaaaaaaaaagagaaataactGACAAATGTATTCTGTAAGATCATTTATCTTTGTAATCAAACTGTTGTTCACGACTGTCTGtattcaaaataaataagataaaCTTTAATATATGTGATAATTGTTGtattaattacaataattattaatattaattggCGCACCTGTCATGCTTTgattaaaacacatttgtacAATAACGTTTATTACAAACGTCATCGTGAAAATAACAGCAACAGTGTGTTGGTCCCACTACTTCACTGGTGACTGCATTAGTGTCCACTTTGCCCGTGACCGCTTGTTAGTCACGTTTGAGTAAATACAGTGTTTAGCTTAACAAGGTCACGTGCTATAGTGCTCAATTTTAAAACCacattttccaaaaaaaaaaaaaaaaaaccaacataTAAACGCATCCGGGAACTAATTAAAACAATACACGCAATCAAATACTGCGTAAAAAGGTGAAAACCTCTTTAGTATTATTTGTTTCGGAACAGGCTAACTTGCGCTAATTTAATTATTTCCATTCGACTAAAATAAGTTGAGCAGTAAATAAAGACAACCTCCAGCCCTTCCCTCACCCCCATCCTACTCTGAACCGTCAAATGGATCATTGGCTGTCGCCACATTACACCCCACCTTCATCCTCCGCTGAAGCCTCGCTGTTATCCAGCGCTTTCTCGGAGCgctccacctccttcctctctccgtctccgtcctcctcgtcctcgtcctcgctctTGTTCCTGGGCGCCCAGGTCATCTTGTTCTCCTTCTTCAGCCTCCGCCTGGCGTTGGCGAACCACGTGGAGACCTGCGTGAGCGTCATCTTGGTGATGATGGCCAGCATGATCTTCTCGCCCTTCGTCGGGTACGGGTTCTTcctgtgctcctgcagccagGCCTTCAGGGTGGCCGTGGCGTCCCTGGTGGCGTTCTTGCGGTAAGCCGGGTCGTTGAGTTGGTAGGGGTAGCCCGGACTCCCGTATGGGTGGTAGCTCAGCGCGCCTGCCATGCCCGTAGTGTGCGCGTCATAAGGAGAGCTCTGGGGAGAAGTTGGGGAGAATGTCACACGCCATGTGCTGTACAGTGGATTTGAGCCATAACGATATAAGTTTAAGAAGCAACCTCATATAGTTTCATTTACTAAAATCGGTATAATTCTGTTGCATATATAAGTGGGAAGCACTTCTCACTTttagtttaataataaaatatagttAGTAAAATGTATTTGGTCCAATTACCTGCCAATAAGATTAAACTATCGGGATTTTAATATCTCGAACGTTATGCCTAATTTGTCGAATCCCTTCACACGATTTAAAAATCGTCGTAATTGCAACCAGGGGCAGTAAAGACACGGTGAATAAAAGCAAGGCCGCAGCAAATGCATAGACTAATGGCTCAGATCATTATCAGATTAACTAATAACAGAGCTGCCGTTATGCAGCACTTAGGACAGTAAAAAGGAAATTTCAATTTTCCGTGATCACCTATTAACCGGCTCGTGCTCTTTCGGCggctgctttttttgttttgctgtggcAGATCGATGTGTTAACATATCTGCTCTTTTTTTGTTGCAGCATTACAAATCCCATTAGCGAATCACTTGATATGCACCTTTCCCTAAACGATTAAAGCGCCCTGTGACGTGAGCTGCGCGAGTCGCGCTGTATACGTTGAAATTCGCTTTGTTAAACTTCGGGTGAATTCAGAGTCTTCATCGGCTGCTGCCTTTTTTACGAGCGCCGTGGACGAAggagttgtgtttgtgttatattCTATTACTTCTCAGcagatataaaaaaacacacggCGTTCGCTATTACATAACTACAGCTGCTCAGTCAAGTGTTAAGCCTCGGTTTTAACTAATGATTAAAATCCCACGTAGATGAGTCTGGACTGACAGAGTAACGACGCGACCGAGCCACCGAATTGGCTCCAACGCCCTCGATGGAAAAGTTCCGCACGCGCTACCTGATAGCACTTCAAACCGCCGAGCGACGCCTTTAACTCGGCCACGCGTCGCAAATAAAGTCGAGTCTTTTTACCATGTATGACGGGAATCCCGTGGTCGGGTCCGCGGAGTATGACAGCGGACTGGAGAAGCCTGCGCCGGCCGAGGCGGAGAAAGCGGCCGATCCGGGGTACGGGCTGAAGGCTGAGCCGGAGGACGACCTCGCCAGGTCTTCATTGCGCGGAGCCGCCAGAGCAGAAGCCCCGTAAGCCGGACACGAATAAAGAGCCAGAGAGCCCGGAGGCTGGTAGAGGTAACCCTGAGGATAGGACATTGGAGATCGCGGTGCAGGTCGCCGATTCcaaaaagggaggaaaggaCGCGCAGGGCGGCGGGGAACAACAgccaaaataataaacaatcaaGTCAATAATCAGCCGTGCAAACAGTCATCagacaatgaaaataaaaaaaaaagtcctccCACCGCAGCCCCCTTATTGGGAAAAAAAACCCCGAAAGATCTGTTAATGTGCCCACATAGAGGCAATGTGGCGTGCGTCTTGATCCCCTAGCGTCCGTTGTTTTTAGTACGCAGCACTATGAAGTGAGGAGTTAGGAGGGAAGGAGCCAGTGGAGTTTCAGAAGCACAGAGCATTGGGAGAAACCGGAGCTGTCACTCCGGCTCATCTGAATATCCCATCCACGCCCCCTTCTGCCTCAGAAATGgagactggaaacaaaaccaggactccactctgcaaaaaaacaaaagtatcTCATCTTCAGAAGGCTACTGCAGCTCAGAGTAGAaccttataataataatgataataataataaatatatacaccCCTAAATAAAATAGCAAATGCCTAAATGGTGCAAGTTTCCCATTTTGGAGTTATCAAAAATAAAAGTGAGCATTTTTTTATCACATAAGTTGTGGTAAAAAAAagattataataaatatatatattaagttTTACAAGACAGACTGACTGCGAGGGGGGAATATATTAAGAATATTATTTGATGGCACATCGCGTCAGTCCGACCAAAACTTGTgtaagagggaggagagagacggaaAGAGAGCGAGTATAAAATGTCCCGTTCTCTCTCTTTGCAGCTAATTCTTCCGTCAGTCCAGCGATCCAACGCGGACACGTCCGTGAACGCCGGCGCGTGTGCGCGCTCCGGCCTGTGGGAGGCGTATCCGGCTCCTCCATTCCCACCACTCAATGCACACAAGCTCTTATTATAAGATTCACCGGGAACGATAACTAATTGTCGCgtggtgcggggggggggggggggggggggggggcggcgtgTTCTCTAACGCCACAGACACCGGGCCGAGTCCACTCCCGCGTGACCGCTCTGGTTTTCGGCGAGTTTGGCAGTTTCCTGACGACGCGCCTTCGCCACCCGCGCGCGAGCGCCCACCTGTCTCCGCCGCAGCGCATCCTCGCCTGCGCCCCCGGACTCGTCCGCACGCAAAAAGACAAAACCGACAACAGCCTTGTCCTTTATTATTGTGATTACGGCCATTATGACCTCTGTCGGAGACAAGCGATACAGCGCAGCGTGGAGGGAACCCGACACCTGAAACGGGCAGCCAAGGTGCCAACTGTTTAGAGGAAGAGCGGACTAACAGTCATCCTCATCAGTATTCACCCCAGTGAATGTATCCATCTATCAGGGGCTTGTTCCTTCACTGCAGTGTGGTCTGG from Betta splendens chromosome 16, fBetSpl5.4, whole genome shotgun sequence carries:
- the irx2a gene encoding iroquois-class homeodomain protein IRX-2a, which encodes MSYPQGYLYQPPGSLALYSCPAYGASALAAPRNEDLARSSSGSAFSPYPGSAAFSASAGAGFSSPLSYSADPTTGFPSYMSSPYDAHTTGMAGALSYHPYGSPGYPYQLNDPAYRKNATRDATATLKAWLQEHRKNPYPTKGEKIMLAIITKMTLTQVSTWFANARRRLKKENKMTWAPRNKSEDEDEEDGDGERKEVERSEKALDNSEASAEDEGISLHVDTLTDHSCSAESDVEKVSCRVGELGSDRAGDKCDEDDDDEQSHDSRLPLSPKSVTSSPLTGVEAPILSHHHHHHHLHHLHHLHGQREDLARSLVNSSSGSSGGINAAKSSPCLDGGAPSGAPQNPTVKPKLWSLAEIATSDQKQHHQQQQPGRPGQPSCPSSSGGLLTPPAPSTTSPAASSPSLYPPPSILGRPIYYTSPFYSNYTNYGNFSPLQGQGILRYTNSSGVSLAAAAAAAAAAAAAANEGLSSSHQALESSTNPKQRPDSPLVKHNPNQIVVVEQQQQQQQQHFRAANLEAKKGT